From the genome of Primulina eburnea isolate SZY01 chromosome 12, ASM2296580v1, whole genome shotgun sequence, one region includes:
- the LOC140807514 gene encoding RNA-binding protein involved in heterochromatin assembly dri1-like, giving the protein MNRPGDWNCRSCHHLNFQRRDSCQRCGDPRPGERGDYGGFGGRGGQSYGFTGPDVRPGDWYCSVGNCGAHNFASRSSCFKCGAVKDEASGGGFAFDGDYPRRGFVFGGGGGSRSGWKSGDWMCTRLGCNEHNFANRMECFKCNAPKEASSKSSF; this is encoded by the exons ATGAACCGGCCCGGAGATTGGAACTGCAGATCATGCCACCACCTCAACTTCCAAAGGAGGGACTCCTGCCAGCGCTGCGGAGACCCGAGGCCGGGAGAAAGAGGTGATTATGGCGGCTTTGGCGGGAGAGGCGGGCAGTCCTACGGGTTCACGGGACCCGACGTGAGGCCCGGCGACTGGTACTGCTCCGTTGGCAACTGCGGAGCTCACAACTTCGCAAGCCGCTCCAGCTGCTTCAAGTGTGGCGCGGTCAAGGATGAAGCATCCGGAGGCGGCTTCGCTTTTGATGGAGACTATCCACGGCGTGGGTTTGTGtttggcggcggcggcggcagcCGGTCTGGTTGGAAATCTGGCGATTGGATGTGCACCAG gttggGTTGCAACGAGCACAACTTTGCTAATAGGATGGAATGCTTCAAGTGCAATGCTCCGAAGGAAGCCAGTAGCAAATCTTCGTTCTAA